A single Haloglycomyces albus DSM 45210 DNA region contains:
- the mdh gene encoding malate dehydrogenase: MGKKVTVVGAGFYGSTTAQRLAEYDVFDTVVLTDIVEGKPEGLALDMNQSRPVEGFETTVVGTTTDNDGNGYEPTAGSDIIIITAGLPRKPGMSRMDLLEVNAKIVRSVTENLVAHSPDAVIIVVSNPLDEMTALTSIASGFPKNRVLGQAGMLDTARFTNFVAGELDVPVKSVKTLTLGSHGDTMVPVPSQSSVDGKPLSDVLSQDKIDELVDRTRNGGAEVVALLKTGSAYYAPSAAAARMAKAVAEDSGDTMPVCAWVDGQYGISDVYLGVNARIGAEGVKEVVETPLTDDESANLKTAAEAVRAKQADVADM, translated from the coding sequence ATGGGTAAGAAAGTTACCGTCGTAGGCGCAGGATTCTACGGCTCCACCACTGCTCAGCGTCTCGCCGAGTACGACGTCTTCGACACCGTCGTGCTGACCGACATCGTGGAGGGAAAGCCGGAGGGCCTGGCGCTCGACATGAACCAGTCTCGCCCCGTCGAGGGATTTGAGACCACCGTGGTCGGTACTACCACCGACAACGACGGGAACGGCTACGAGCCCACCGCTGGTTCCGACATCATCATCATCACCGCCGGACTCCCCCGTAAGCCCGGTATGAGCCGCATGGACCTCCTGGAAGTCAACGCCAAGATCGTTCGTTCGGTCACCGAGAACCTGGTGGCTCACTCCCCCGACGCCGTCATCATCGTCGTCTCGAACCCGCTCGACGAAATGACCGCGCTGACGTCCATCGCCTCCGGGTTCCCCAAGAACCGCGTCCTCGGTCAGGCGGGCATGCTCGACACCGCTCGCTTCACCAACTTCGTGGCCGGCGAGCTCGACGTGCCGGTCAAGTCGGTCAAGACTCTCACGCTCGGGTCGCACGGCGACACCATGGTCCCCGTGCCGAGCCAGTCGTCGGTGGACGGCAAGCCACTGTCCGACGTCCTCTCGCAGGACAAGATCGACGAACTCGTCGACCGCACCCGCAATGGCGGTGCTGAGGTCGTCGCTCTGCTCAAGACCGGTTCGGCCTACTACGCCCCGTCCGCTGCCGCCGCCCGCATGGCCAAGGCCGTCGCCGAAGACTCCGGTGACACCATGCCCGTCTGCGCCTGGGTCGACGGCCAGTACGGCATCAGCGACGTCTACCTGGGTGTGAACGCCCGGATCGGCGCCGAAGGTGTCAAGGAGGTCGTGGAGACCCCGCTGACCGATGACGAGTCCGCGAACTTGAAGACCGCCGCCGAGGCCGTCCGTGCCAAGCAGGCCGACGTCGCCGACATGTAG
- a CDS encoding P1 family peptidase, protein MTIQQHVGFRLGHGERDHSGCTVALFDRATVASGEIRGGSPATREFDLLEPQRANQGIDAVVLSGGSVFGLASVDGVVRHLAEQGRGVRFGNQTIPIVPAMGIFDLNQSRPTPPTAETGIAACESATADIGPFGPVGAGLGATVGQWRGISRPSGIGWSYTRFRDVIVEAVVVVNAFGEPGQHSAIQAKDRFHWPEESFLPAEGGNTTIGVVSTNAMLNKLECHLIAQGAHDGLARAITPPHTRADGDGFIAAATGTAKTRLDPDVVRTMAMTSVETAIQEA, encoded by the coding sequence GTGACGATTCAACAGCATGTGGGCTTTCGGCTCGGACACGGCGAACGGGACCATTCCGGCTGCACGGTCGCGCTATTCGACCGGGCAACCGTAGCCAGCGGCGAGATTCGCGGCGGCTCGCCCGCCACACGCGAGTTCGATCTCCTCGAGCCACAACGAGCCAACCAAGGCATCGACGCGGTGGTATTGAGCGGCGGATCGGTGTTCGGCCTCGCCTCCGTCGACGGCGTCGTACGTCATCTCGCCGAGCAGGGCCGAGGAGTACGTTTCGGCAACCAGACCATTCCCATCGTCCCCGCCATGGGAATCTTCGACCTCAACCAGTCCCGACCCACCCCACCGACCGCAGAGACCGGTATTGCCGCCTGTGAGAGCGCCACAGCGGACATCGGACCGTTCGGCCCCGTGGGAGCCGGCCTCGGTGCCACCGTCGGTCAATGGCGCGGAATCAGCCGACCGTCCGGAATCGGCTGGTCGTACACGCGGTTTCGCGATGTCATCGTAGAGGCCGTCGTCGTGGTCAACGCCTTCGGAGAGCCCGGACAACACTCGGCAATCCAAGCGAAAGACCGCTTCCACTGGCCAGAAGAATCATTCCTCCCCGCCGAAGGCGGCAACACCACCATCGGAGTGGTATCCACCAATGCCATGCTCAATAAGCTGGAATGCCACCTGATCGCGCAAGGTGCCCACGACGGACTGGCGCGGGCGATCACTCCCCCGCACACCCGCGCCGACGGCGACGGATTCATCGCCGCGGCCACGGGCACCGCGAAAACCCGCCTCGACCCCGACGTCGTCCGGACCATGGCCATGACCAGCGTGGAAACAGCCATACAGGAAGCCTAA
- a CDS encoding UDP-glucose dehydrogenase family protein: protein MSYEAHSNQTPTARPTVSFLGCGYLGATYAICFAEMGYEVIGYDIDQEKIDAFNTGTLPFVEKGLPEMLRRNLESGRLRFTTDIADVADAADVHFICVGTPQRPGEHSADLTYIESAVVSLSQHLKRKCLVVGKSTVPVGTATWVEELIERHTGGEYGIEVGWSPEFLQESNAMHDVMRPNRIVYAARSEWALNLLRAAHQGILELAALEDREVPVVETDFATAELVKVAANAFLSTKISFINAMADLCETAGGDVAGLARAIGYDGRIGNKFLRAGIGFGGGCLPKDLRALTARAEELGVGDSFHFLNEVDTINTRRRTKAVRAISELADRPSGPAGPNLEGLKVAVLGATFKPDTDDVRDSPALAIARKLAAARGEVIVYDPEGLDNARVEAPELSYAKTLSDAVENADVISMLVPWEEFRTLDPESLGAQVGQRRIFDGMNVLEPARWRAAGWTYKGTGR from the coding sequence ATGAGCTATGAGGCGCATTCGAACCAGACACCGACCGCGCGCCCTACAGTATCCTTCCTAGGTTGCGGCTACCTGGGAGCAACGTATGCCATCTGCTTCGCCGAGATGGGCTACGAAGTCATTGGATACGACATCGATCAGGAAAAAATCGACGCGTTCAATACCGGCACTCTGCCCTTCGTGGAAAAAGGCCTGCCGGAAATGCTGCGGCGTAACCTGGAATCCGGTCGACTGCGCTTCACTACCGACATCGCCGACGTAGCCGACGCCGCCGACGTGCACTTCATCTGCGTCGGAACCCCGCAACGCCCCGGCGAACACAGCGCCGATCTGACCTACATCGAATCGGCCGTCGTCTCACTCTCACAGCACCTCAAGCGCAAGTGCCTCGTGGTCGGCAAGTCCACCGTTCCGGTAGGAACCGCCACCTGGGTGGAAGAACTCATCGAACGCCACACCGGCGGAGAATACGGTATCGAAGTCGGCTGGTCCCCGGAATTCCTCCAGGAATCCAACGCCATGCACGACGTCATGCGCCCCAACCGCATCGTCTACGCCGCCCGCAGCGAATGGGCTCTCAACCTCCTGCGCGCCGCCCACCAGGGAATTCTCGAGCTCGCCGCGTTGGAAGACCGCGAAGTTCCAGTCGTCGAAACCGACTTCGCCACCGCCGAGCTGGTCAAGGTCGCCGCCAACGCATTCTTGTCCACCAAGATCTCCTTCATCAACGCCATGGCCGACCTCTGTGAAACCGCCGGTGGCGACGTCGCCGGTCTGGCCCGCGCGATCGGCTACGACGGTCGCATCGGAAACAAATTCCTCCGCGCCGGAATCGGCTTCGGCGGCGGTTGCCTCCCCAAAGACCTGCGCGCCCTGACCGCGCGCGCCGAAGAACTCGGCGTCGGCGACTCCTTCCACTTCCTCAACGAAGTCGACACCATCAACACCCGGCGTCGCACCAAAGCGGTTCGCGCCATCTCCGAACTCGCGGACCGTCCCAGCGGTCCGGCCGGGCCCAACCTCGAAGGTTTGAAAGTCGCCGTCCTCGGCGCGACCTTCAAACCCGACACCGACGACGTCCGCGACTCCCCAGCCCTGGCGATCGCACGCAAACTCGCCGCCGCACGCGGTGAGGTCATCGTCTACGACCCAGAGGGCCTGGACAACGCCCGAGTAGAAGCACCCGAGCTGTCCTACGCCAAAACCCTGTCCGACGCGGTCGAGAACGCCGATGTCATCAGCATGCTCGTGCCGTGGGAGGAATTCCGAACCCTTGACCCCGAAAGCCTGGGAGCCCAAGTCGGACAGCGCCGCATCTTCGACGGCATGAACGTTCTGGAACCAGCCCGCTGGCGCGCAGCCGGATGGACCTACAAGGGGACAGGACGGTGA
- a CDS encoding glycosyltransferase — protein MRVVLSAYGSRGDIEPMVGLGVELKALGVEVVVCAPPDFEERLARDGLESVPVIQSVRELVSSRPQKPGQSYIQQVATGLIADQYNAIMEAADGGCDAVLGTGLFPASAAARAAAEKLGAYYTLVGFYSKVIPSPHHAPMAYPGHPLPEGVTDNRALWEHNREAMNSLFGGVVNDFRTSIGMAEVDDVRGHVFTDRPWIASDPVLDPWKNAAGYEAFQTGAWIPSDERALPDELEAFLNDGEPPVYVGFGSMAMREAEDVAQVAIESVRTQGRRILLSSGWAGLDLNEARDDCFGVGEVNQQALFGRVAAVVHHGGAGTTTTCARAGAPQVIVPQIADQPYWAERVADLGIGAAHDGPVPTVESLSAGLEKALAPGVAQQAESVVEKVRTDGASVAAKRLVDLTDR, from the coding sequence ATGCGTGTGGTTTTGTCGGCCTACGGGTCAAGGGGAGACATCGAGCCCATGGTCGGGCTCGGAGTGGAATTGAAGGCGCTCGGGGTGGAGGTCGTGGTGTGCGCACCGCCGGACTTCGAGGAGCGGCTGGCAAGGGACGGCCTGGAATCGGTCCCGGTCATCCAGTCGGTGCGTGAACTGGTGTCCTCCAGGCCGCAGAAACCGGGCCAGTCCTACATTCAACAGGTCGCGACCGGACTAATTGCAGACCAGTACAACGCGATCATGGAGGCGGCGGATGGTGGCTGCGACGCGGTGTTGGGAACCGGCCTGTTCCCGGCGTCGGCGGCGGCGAGGGCCGCTGCGGAGAAGTTGGGCGCTTACTACACCCTGGTCGGGTTCTACTCGAAGGTGATTCCGTCGCCGCACCACGCTCCGATGGCATATCCGGGACATCCGCTGCCGGAGGGGGTCACGGACAACCGCGCCCTGTGGGAGCACAATCGTGAGGCCATGAACAGCCTGTTCGGAGGCGTGGTCAACGACTTCCGGACGTCCATCGGGATGGCGGAGGTCGACGACGTCCGCGGCCACGTCTTCACCGACCGACCCTGGATCGCTTCGGACCCGGTGCTGGACCCGTGGAAGAACGCGGCGGGGTACGAGGCGTTTCAGACCGGGGCGTGGATCCCGTCGGACGAGCGAGCGCTGCCGGACGAGCTGGAGGCCTTCCTGAACGACGGTGAACCACCGGTGTACGTCGGATTCGGCAGCATGGCAATGCGGGAGGCGGAAGACGTCGCTCAAGTAGCCATCGAGTCGGTGCGAACACAGGGACGCCGCATCCTGCTGTCCAGCGGTTGGGCCGGCCTGGACCTGAACGAGGCGCGGGACGACTGCTTCGGTGTGGGAGAGGTGAACCAGCAGGCCTTGTTCGGCAGAGTCGCCGCCGTGGTCCACCACGGCGGAGCGGGCACCACGACGACCTGCGCCAGAGCGGGAGCACCCCAGGTGATCGTACCGCAGATCGCGGATCAGCCCTACTGGGCGGAACGAGTGGCGGACCTGGGGATCGGCGCGGCGCACGACGGTCCGGTACCGACGGTCGAGTCCTTGTCGGCGGGGCTGGAGAAAGCGCTCGCACCGGGGGTGGCGCAACAAGCGGAGTCCGTGGTGGAAAAGGTCCGCACGGACGGAGCGTCGGTGGCCGCAAAACGCTTGGTGGACCTGACCGACCGGTAG
- a CDS encoding sulfite exporter TauE/SafE family protein: MITIFTAAVGGILAQAVNGSLGMGYGTIATTILLSAGITPVVASATVNVATAGVGYASGLSHWKMGNVHWKLTGLLAVPGMLGGFFGATALTSLSINAATPVTAIILAGLGIIIILKFARRTDRDVIVAPTRLGFAMPTGLMGGFLNALGGGGWGPVATPAMLATSGLPPAKVVGSVSVAEALTATAIVVGFWYSLADTMTVMWPVVIGLVAGGVVISPLAAWATRRIPTRRLGLVIGFLVVVLNLHKFFQHIDIATAAVVVIYLCISAAGVYLLIAGRLKSRSSTKVPAPRETEPAHTEQPVEQVSKDQ, from the coding sequence ATGATCACTATCTTCACCGCCGCCGTCGGAGGGATCTTGGCGCAAGCGGTTAATGGCTCCCTTGGCATGGGATACGGGACTATCGCCACCACAATCCTGCTCAGCGCCGGTATCACCCCCGTCGTCGCCAGCGCGACGGTCAACGTCGCCACCGCCGGAGTCGGTTACGCCAGCGGACTGTCGCACTGGAAGATGGGAAACGTCCACTGGAAGCTCACCGGGCTGCTCGCCGTTCCAGGCATGCTCGGAGGCTTCTTCGGTGCCACGGCCCTGACCTCCCTGTCGATCAACGCCGCCACACCCGTCACCGCGATCATCCTGGCCGGACTGGGCATCATCATCATCCTGAAGTTCGCCCGCCGCACCGATCGCGACGTCATCGTCGCCCCCACCCGTCTCGGCTTCGCCATGCCGACCGGTCTCATGGGCGGATTCTTGAACGCCCTGGGCGGCGGCGGATGGGGCCCCGTCGCGACTCCCGCCATGTTGGCGACCTCGGGCCTGCCGCCCGCCAAAGTCGTGGGATCGGTATCGGTGGCGGAAGCACTGACCGCAACGGCGATCGTGGTGGGCTTCTGGTACTCCCTGGCGGACACCATGACGGTCATGTGGCCCGTCGTCATCGGCCTGGTCGCCGGCGGAGTCGTCATATCCCCCCTGGCCGCCTGGGCGACACGTCGCATCCCCACCCGACGCCTCGGCCTCGTCATCGGGTTCCTGGTCGTCGTGCTCAACCTGCACAAGTTCTTCCAACACATCGACATCGCCACCGCCGCTGTCGTCGTCATCTACCTGTGCATCAGCGCGGCAGGGGTGTACCTCCTGATCGCCGGACGCCTTAAATCGCGTTCCAGCACGAAGGTGCCCGCTCCCCGCGAGACCGAACCCGCTCACACGGAACAACCGGTGGAGCAAGTGTCCAAGGACCAATAG
- a CDS encoding APC family permease: MSRTQLKRELGLPGAVAIGMASMLGAGVFTVWGPAVAAAGSAITLLIALAIATGVAYCNADSSARLAARYPQSGGAYLYGNKRLNPAAGFLAGWSFLTGKSASAAAMALTLGSYLAPDYAKPLAVAAIIVLLAVNLLGIRKTTIATAIFLLVTLGILAIIITTGWSAGSWRETLDEASVHGTFTAAGLLFFAFAGYARLATLGEEVRRPQWTIPRAIPLALVLTVAVYLLVAATALHVLGSATLSESTTALADVAAAVNPALIPIVAIGAAVAATGVLLSLLAGMGRTALAMARDGWLPRRFTAVSERFSVPWVAEVAAATAAIVIVSVFDIVTAIGFSSFCVLIYYAVANASATTLNGRKVVPWLGLVGCLLMAIALPPESALSGATVIALGMLVYFVLARRAGRNRADAA, encoded by the coding sequence ATGAGCCGGACCCAACTCAAACGTGAGCTCGGCCTGCCCGGAGCCGTCGCCATCGGCATGGCGTCCATGCTGGGCGCGGGAGTGTTCACCGTTTGGGGACCGGCCGTCGCGGCCGCCGGGTCGGCGATCACCCTTCTCATCGCGCTCGCCATCGCTACCGGCGTCGCCTACTGTAATGCCGATTCCTCGGCACGACTGGCCGCCAGGTACCCGCAGTCCGGGGGAGCCTATCTGTACGGCAATAAACGGCTGAATCCGGCGGCGGGATTTCTCGCCGGATGGTCGTTTCTCACCGGGAAAAGCGCCTCCGCCGCCGCCATGGCACTCACCCTCGGCAGCTACCTCGCCCCCGACTACGCCAAGCCGCTCGCCGTAGCCGCGATCATTGTTCTTCTGGCCGTCAACCTCCTGGGTATTCGGAAAACCACCATCGCGACCGCGATTTTTCTCCTGGTCACGCTCGGAATACTTGCCATCATCATTACCACCGGCTGGTCGGCGGGAAGCTGGCGCGAAACTCTGGACGAGGCCAGTGTCCACGGCACCTTCACCGCCGCCGGGCTGCTGTTCTTCGCTTTCGCCGGATACGCCCGCCTGGCCACCCTGGGAGAGGAAGTGCGACGTCCGCAATGGACGATCCCCCGTGCTATTCCGCTCGCGCTTGTCTTGACCGTGGCCGTGTACCTCTTGGTCGCTGCCACCGCACTTCACGTGCTCGGTTCGGCCACCCTGTCGGAAAGCACCACGGCCTTGGCCGACGTGGCCGCTGCCGTAAACCCGGCCTTGATCCCGATCGTGGCCATCGGTGCGGCCGTGGCGGCCACTGGAGTGCTGCTGTCTCTGCTCGCGGGGATGGGACGGACGGCATTGGCCATGGCCCGGGACGGCTGGCTGCCGCGGCGATTCACGGCCGTCTCGGAGCGGTTCAGTGTCCCTTGGGTCGCCGAAGTCGCCGCCGCGACCGCCGCCATCGTCATCGTCAGCGTCTTTGACATCGTCACGGCCATCGGATTCTCGAGTTTCTGCGTCCTCATCTACTACGCCGTCGCCAACGCCTCCGCCACCACCCTCAACGGGCGGAAAGTCGTACCCTGGCTAGGGCTCGTGGGGTGTCTGCTCATGGCGATCGCACTTCCGCCCGAATCCGCGCTCTCCGGTGCGACGGTCATTGCGCTCGGAATGCTTGTGTACTTTGTCCTGGCACGTCGAGCCGGGAGAAACCGAGCCGACGCCGCTTAG
- a CDS encoding polysaccharide deacetylase family protein gives MVSSFIGRHRWLISILAVFAILGLGTWYWQGEAVETADDVVSTDEPILAASAPANSVGPSDDETTPSESPSPDSSPSSHDSSDPEEVEPEPSSPSEPEGKPVADEDLYGGPLGTRDLVGADEVAFTFDDGPSPEWTPTVLDFLAENDINATFCLIGQYAQDYPYLVKRIAAEGHTLCNHAWYHEHDLGSQDREDIEENMLRTNAAIREAAGPNVEIPYYRQPGGQWTERVISVADELGMESIHWTVDPGDWNSGTSRSYIEDHVLEKSSPGAIILLHDGAGNQESMFPALEAIVSEFADRGYGYTAL, from the coding sequence ATGGTGTCCTCATTTATTGGGCGACATCGTTGGCTGATAAGCATCTTGGCCGTTTTTGCCATTCTTGGTCTGGGGACCTGGTATTGGCAGGGTGAAGCGGTTGAGACCGCCGATGACGTCGTCAGTACGGATGAGCCGATCCTTGCGGCATCGGCTCCTGCCAATTCTGTCGGACCGAGCGATGACGAAACGACTCCCTCTGAATCGCCGAGTCCCGATTCGTCCCCAAGCTCTCACGATTCTTCTGATCCGGAAGAGGTCGAACCGGAACCGTCGTCTCCGAGCGAGCCTGAGGGCAAACCGGTGGCCGACGAGGATTTGTACGGTGGCCCGTTGGGAACGCGCGACCTCGTTGGTGCCGATGAGGTGGCGTTTACCTTTGACGACGGCCCCAGCCCGGAGTGGACCCCGACGGTTCTCGATTTCCTCGCGGAGAACGACATTAACGCTACGTTCTGTCTGATCGGGCAGTATGCCCAGGATTATCCGTATTTGGTGAAGCGGATAGCCGCTGAGGGGCATACCTTGTGCAATCACGCTTGGTATCACGAGCACGATCTCGGTTCGCAGGATCGTGAGGATATCGAAGAGAACATGTTGCGTACCAATGCCGCGATTCGCGAGGCGGCGGGGCCGAACGTGGAGATTCCCTACTATCGCCAGCCTGGCGGGCAGTGGACTGAGCGGGTCATTTCGGTGGCTGACGAGTTGGGTATGGAGTCGATTCACTGGACGGTCGATCCAGGGGACTGGAACAGCGGGACGTCCCGTTCGTATATCGAGGACCATGTGTTGGAGAAGTCCTCGCCGGGCGCGATCATTCTGCTTCATGACGGTGCGGGTAATCAGGAAAGCATGTTCCCGGCGTTGGAGGCGATCGTCTCTGAGTTCGCCGATCGAGGCTACGGCTATACCGCTCTTTAG
- a CDS encoding phosphatase PAP2 family protein has translation MIAVLERPIRWLAGQSSQPWRPYIPGKPTSWVPDIAMLVMLAVITYLLVSPSALVHFDVDLRDFVMEHRPEWLRWVFLTLVWSGQGGVLGGTALVLAGLMSYRYTTVRPLLAWVAAYFMMGLLAPYKWITDRPAPRCRMPSEQTGYSDCSSVGDYVDAFHATLFSGLETADSFPSGHAVNTIVWCGIIVLCTGYLLRPWMRKAILLTPPILAYISMIGLHYHWFWDIPAGLLFGGIIIRIVYRVPWTTIPLPAILEPERKYQ, from the coding sequence GTGATCGCTGTCCTCGAACGCCCGATCCGTTGGTTGGCGGGCCAATCCTCGCAGCCATGGCGGCCCTATATACCAGGAAAACCAACCTCCTGGGTGCCCGACATCGCCATGCTGGTGATGCTTGCCGTCATTACCTACCTGCTCGTATCGCCGAGCGCCCTGGTGCATTTCGACGTCGACCTACGCGACTTTGTGATGGAACACCGCCCGGAATGGCTCAGGTGGGTGTTTCTCACCCTCGTGTGGAGCGGGCAAGGGGGAGTCCTCGGCGGGACCGCCCTCGTCCTCGCCGGACTCATGTCCTACCGCTACACCACCGTCCGGCCCCTGCTCGCCTGGGTGGCCGCCTACTTCATGATGGGGCTGCTCGCACCGTACAAGTGGATCACCGATCGCCCCGCGCCCCGCTGTCGGATGCCGAGCGAGCAGACCGGTTACAGCGACTGCTCCTCAGTCGGCGACTACGTTGACGCCTTCCACGCCACACTCTTTTCCGGGCTGGAAACCGCCGATTCCTTCCCCTCCGGGCACGCGGTCAACACGATCGTGTGGTGCGGAATCATCGTTCTCTGCACGGGATACCTGTTGCGCCCCTGGATGCGGAAGGCCATCCTACTCACACCCCCGATTCTGGCCTATATCTCCATGATCGGGCTCCACTATCATTGGTTCTGGGATATCCCGGCCGGACTTCTCTTCGGCGGGATCATCATCCGAATCGTGTACCGCGTGCCCTGGACGACGATTCCCTTGCCCGCCATACTGGAACCCGAACGGAAGTATCAATAG
- a CDS encoding acyl-CoA dehydrogenase family protein, with translation MTTGFTPYEMPDDYADIRSGVREVAEAELAPRAAEVDATASFPQASYDALKAADLHAPHIPTEYGGAGLDALGFAIVIEELSRCCASTGLMPAVTKLGTTPLLLDGSEELKQKYLPPVARGEGLFSYCLSEPEAGSDVANMKTKAVRDGDGWILNGVKRWISNAGVSDYYTVFAVTDPEAGPRGITAFVVEKSDPGVSFGAPEKKLGIKGSPTCEVYLDDVRIPGDRVIGEVGKGFHLAMKTLDHTRITIAAQALGIAQGALDTATEYAKEREQFGKSITQFQGVQFMMADAAMRIAAARELTYSAAAKSERVEENLTFYGAAAKCYASDAAMDITTDAVQILGGYGYTSDFPVERMMRDAKITQIYEGTNQIQRVVMAREMLRGKN, from the coding sequence ATGACCACCGGATTCACTCCGTATGAGATGCCTGACGACTACGCCGACATTCGTTCGGGAGTTCGTGAGGTCGCTGAAGCCGAACTTGCGCCGCGAGCCGCCGAGGTCGATGCCACGGCCTCGTTCCCGCAAGCCTCCTATGACGCCTTGAAGGCCGCTGACCTGCACGCTCCCCACATCCCCACCGAATACGGTGGAGCGGGGCTGGACGCACTTGGTTTTGCCATCGTCATCGAAGAGCTCTCCCGCTGCTGCGCGTCGACCGGGCTCATGCCGGCGGTCACCAAGCTGGGCACCACCCCCCTGTTGCTGGACGGGTCTGAGGAGCTGAAGCAGAAGTACCTGCCTCCGGTAGCACGAGGAGAGGGACTGTTCTCCTACTGCCTGTCCGAGCCCGAAGCCGGTTCCGACGTGGCCAATATGAAGACCAAGGCCGTTCGCGACGGAGACGGTTGGATTCTCAATGGCGTCAAGCGCTGGATCTCCAACGCCGGGGTCAGCGACTACTACACCGTGTTCGCCGTGACCGATCCGGAGGCCGGACCACGCGGTATCACCGCGTTCGTCGTGGAGAAGTCCGACCCGGGCGTCTCCTTCGGCGCTCCGGAAAAGAAGCTCGGCATTAAGGGTTCACCCACCTGCGAGGTCTACCTGGACGACGTCCGCATCCCCGGCGACCGTGTGATCGGCGAGGTCGGCAAGGGATTCCACCTGGCCATGAAGACGCTGGACCACACCCGCATCACCATCGCCGCACAGGCCCTCGGCATCGCGCAGGGTGCTCTCGACACCGCGACCGAGTACGCCAAGGAGCGTGAGCAATTCGGTAAGTCCATCACGCAGTTCCAGGGCGTCCAGTTCATGATGGCCGATGCGGCCATGCGCATAGCCGCAGCACGCGAGCTGACCTACTCGGCCGCCGCCAAATCGGAGCGCGTGGAAGAGAATCTCACCTTCTACGGTGCCGCCGCCAAGTGCTACGCCTCGGACGCGGCCATGGACATCACCACCGACGCCGTCCAGATCCTCGGCGGTTACGGCTACACGAGCGATTTCCCCGTCGAGCGCATGATGCGCGACGCCAAGATCACCCAGATCTACGAGGGAACCAACCAGATCCAGCGAGTGGTCATGGCCCGCGAAATGTTGCGTGGGAAGAACTAA
- the arfB gene encoding alternative ribosome rescue aminoacyl-tRNA hydrolase ArfB, whose protein sequence is MDERNQGFGRAETPTRRGDASGSLARSPPPTTRGNRRATMSPIYLTEGIVIPDADLYWRFSRSSGPGGQGVNTTDSRVELSFNLAGTTALPPHLRQRAIENLRKRMAGGAVTVAVSEHRSQLRNRRTALERMEALLQKAIAPPPPKRKPTKPTRGSVRRRLKEKKRRSDIKKLRRNTED, encoded by the coding sequence GTGGACGAGAGGAACCAGGGATTCGGGAGGGCGGAAACCCCGACGCGTCGAGGAGACGCCTCGGGTAGTCTGGCCCGGTCCCCACCACCCACGACCAGAGGAAACCGGCGCGCCACCATGTCACCGATCTATCTCACCGAGGGCATCGTCATCCCTGACGCGGACCTCTACTGGCGCTTCTCACGTTCAAGCGGGCCGGGCGGCCAGGGCGTCAACACCACCGATTCGCGCGTCGAATTGTCCTTCAACCTGGCCGGGACCACGGCTCTCCCGCCACACCTGCGCCAACGGGCAATAGAGAATCTGCGGAAGCGGATGGCCGGAGGAGCGGTGACGGTCGCCGTCTCCGAACACCGGTCCCAGCTCCGCAATCGTCGGACCGCCCTGGAGCGGATGGAGGCGCTGCTGCAGAAGGCCATCGCCCCGCCCCCGCCGAAACGCAAACCGACGAAGCCGACGAGGGGATCGGTGCGGCGGCGTCTCAAGGAAAAGAAGCGCCGGAGCGACATCAAGAAGCTGCGGCGCAACACCGAGGATTAA